The Gymnogyps californianus isolate 813 chromosome 5, ASM1813914v2, whole genome shotgun sequence genome contains a region encoding:
- the UEVLD gene encoding ubiquitin-conjugating enzyme E2 variant 3, with protein MEFSEEVLRKQLGKYKFRDLTIEELKNVNKTYPNFTFSMNTYTFKDGSQKDLLNFSGTVPVKYGNSYNIPIHLWILDSHPFAPPICFLKPTVNMGISVGKHVDAHGRIYLPYLQNWSHPKSTVIGLIKEMIAKFEEELPLYSLSSSDAARQSELLSYIAKITEGETDMKSKSKIGGGKNEGCFNKITVVGAGDLGIACVLAVAAKGAADKVVLLDLSEGTAKGGTMDLEIFALPNVEISKDFSASADSKVVVLTVNSLGNAQTYLDVIQSNVDLFRGIIPAISHYSQNTVLLVASHPVEVMTYVSWKLSAFPKSRVIGVGANLDTERFQYILTNLLKAQVLAKDAWIIGEQGEDKVPSWTSCNLVANQTEATAACNSREKVANRAMEVLKGKGQRSWSVGLSVADLTDSILKDKRKVHSVSTLAKGCCNINSEVFLSLPCILGTNGVIEMVELEEDPLVQEKLQSSAGSVHDLQQQLKL; from the exons atggaGTTCTCGGAGGAGGTGCTGAGGAAGCAGCTGGGCAAG tATAAGTTCAGAGACCTGACCATAGAAGAACTAAAGAATGTTAACAAGACCTACCCAAACTTCACGTTCTCCATGAACACATACA ccttcAAGGATGGATCGCAGAAGGACCTCCTGAATTTTAGTGGTACTGTTCCAGTGAAATATG GTAATTCCTATAACATACCTATTCATCTGTGGATTCTGGATTCTCATCCCTTTGCTCCGCCCATTTGCTTCTTGAAGCCGACTGTGAACATGGGCATTTCAGTGGGAAAGCATGTTGATGCTCATGGCAGGATTTATTTGCCCTACCTGCAAAACTGGAGCCAT CCTAAATCAACTGTCATTGGATTAATCAAGGAAATGATTGCGAAATTTGAGGAAGAACTCCCTTTGTATTCACTGTCGTCATCTGATGCAGCCAGGCAATCGGAACTTCTCTCCTACATTGCAAAGATTACTGAAG GAGAGACTGACATGAAATCAAAGAGTAAAATTGGTGGAGGCAAAAATGAAGGATGTTTTAACAAAATTACTGTTGTTGGAGCTGGAGATCTTGGCATTGCATGTGTGCTAGCAGTTGCAGCAAAG GGTGCTGCAGACAAGGTGGTTCTTTTGGATCTTTCAGAAGGTACAGCAAAAGGAGGGACCATGGACTTGGAGATCTTTGCTCTACCAAATGTGGAGATCAGCAAAG atttttctgcttcagctgatTCCAAAGTTGTGGTACTTACAGTTAATTCTCTGGGTAATGCTCAGACTTATCTTGATGTCATACAAAGCAATGTGGATTTGTTCAGAGGAATTATCCCAGCAATATCACACTACAGTCAGAACACTGTTCTCCTTGTTGCTTCTCATCCAG TTGAAGTAATGACATATGTGTCATGGAAGCTGAGTGCGTTTCCCAAAAGCAGAGTTATTGGAGTAGGTGCCAACCTAGATACTGAGAGATTTCAGTATATACTGacaaaccttttaaaagcacaggtGCTGGCAAAAGATGCTTGGATTATTGGTGAACAAGGGGAAGACAAAG TACCATCATGGACCAGTTGTAATTTAGTTGCAAATCAAACGGAAGCAACGGCTGCTTGTAACTCAAGGGAAAAGGTGGCTAACAG AGCTATGGAAGTTCTAAAGGGAAAAGGTCAGAGATCTTGGTCTGTTGGGCTCTCAGTTGCTGATTTGACTGACAGTATactgaaagataaaagaaaggTTCATTCTGTATCCACTCTGGCAAAG GGATGTTGCAATATAAACAGTGAAGTATTCTTAAGTCTACCGTGTATTCTTGGAACCAATGGAGTGATTGAAATGGTCGAACTAGAAGAAGATCCACTAGTGCAAGAGAAACTGCAAAGCAGTGCAGGATCAGTTCATGACCTTCAGCAGCAACTGAAACTGTAA